The following coding sequences are from one Gloeocapsa sp. DLM2.Bin57 window:
- a CDS encoding heme oxygenase (biliverdin-producing): MTTNLASQLREGTKESHTMAENTAYMKCFLKGIVEKEPFRKLLANLYFVYSTLEEELSRYREHPVVGLIYFPELNRRDKLVEDLAYYYGDNWQQTITPSTAGEAYVNRLKEIANSEPALLVAHSYVRYLGDLSGGQGLKHIVRSALKLPENEGTKFYEFDAFTSVEARKAFKFKYRDTLNSLPVDEELAQKIVTEANYAFVLNRDVMHSLEAEVKAAIGDHVFDLITRQDIPGSTEKPVGNTSVELINAE; the protein is encoded by the coding sequence ATGACCACCAATCTAGCTAGCCAATTACGAGAAGGGACAAAAGAATCTCATACCATGGCGGAAAATACCGCTTATATGAAATGTTTCCTCAAAGGTATAGTAGAAAAAGAACCCTTCCGTAAACTACTAGCTAACCTATATTTTGTTTACAGTACCCTAGAAGAAGAATTATCCCGATATAGAGAACATCCTGTAGTCGGATTAATTTATTTTCCTGAACTCAATCGTCGCGACAAACTAGTCGAAGATTTAGCCTATTATTACGGTGATAATTGGCAACAAACGATCACCCCGTCTACAGCGGGTGAAGCATACGTAAATCGCCTCAAAGAAATAGCTAATAGTGAACCTGCTTTACTGGTTGCTCATTCCTATGTAAGATATTTAGGTGATCTTTCAGGAGGTCAAGGGTTAAAACATATCGTACGTTCAGCCCTTAAGTTACCAGAAAACGAAGGTACAAAATTCTATGAGTTTGATGCTTTTACCTCTGTAGAAGCAAGAAAAGCTTTTAAATTTAAGTATCGCGATACCCTCAATAGTCTTCCTGTTGACGAAGAATTAGCCCAGAAAATTGTCACAGAGGCTAACTATGCTTTTGTACTTAATCGTGATGTCATGCACTCATTAGAAGCAGAAGTAAAAGCAGCCATTGGCGATCATGTTTTTGATTTGATTACCCGTCAAGACATCCCAGGAAGTACAGAAAAACCAGTAGGGAACACTTCGGTAGAACTAATTAACGCAGAATAA
- the acsF gene encoding magnesium-protoporphyrin IX monomethyl ester (oxidative) cyclase: protein MNNTASATLTKKTTTEETLLAPRFYTTDFEAVANMDISSQEEELKAMIAEMRTDYNRDHFVRDEEFQQSWEHIDEKTRRVFIDFLERSCTSEFSGFLLFKELSRKIKDRNPILAEIFHLMARDEARHAGFLNKAMADFNITLDLGYLTKSRTYTFFKPEWVIYAVYLSEKIGYWRYILMYRHLQEHPEYQFYPLFRMFESWCQDENRHGDIFKALLRSQSAMWNNWRAKLWAKFFLLSVFATHTLTVHERADFYEAIGLDAQEYDREVIRKTNETSARAFPVTLNVEHPAFFPKLERCAQRNETLKAIEASNSPKIVKFFRKLPIITGIFTDLLRLYLIPAQDAESLRGVVL, encoded by the coding sequence ATGAACAACACAGCTTCTGCAACTTTGACTAAAAAAACCACCACGGAAGAAACTTTGTTAGCACCAAGATTTTATACAACAGATTTTGAAGCTGTCGCTAACATGGATATCTCCTCACAGGAAGAAGAGTTAAAAGCGATGATCGCCGAAATGCGTACCGACTATAATCGCGATCATTTTGTGCGAGATGAAGAGTTTCAACAATCCTGGGAACATATTGACGAAAAGACTCGCCGAGTTTTTATTGATTTTTTAGAACGTTCTTGTACTTCAGAATTTTCGGGATTTTTGTTGTTTAAGGAATTATCCCGTAAAATCAAGGATCGTAACCCAATTTTAGCAGAAATTTTTCATCTTATGGCACGGGATGAAGCCAGACACGCTGGTTTTCTTAATAAAGCCATGGCTGATTTTAATATCACTCTGGATTTGGGTTATCTTACTAAAAGTCGTACCTATACTTTTTTTAAGCCAGAATGGGTTATCTATGCGGTTTATCTCTCGGAAAAAATCGGCTATTGGCGTTATATTCTGATGTATCGTCATCTGCAAGAACACCCCGAATATCAGTTTTATCCTCTGTTTAGAATGTTTGAAAGTTGGTGTCAAGACGAAAACCGTCACGGGGATATCTTTAAGGCTTTATTGCGATCGCAGTCGGCGATGTGGAATAACTGGAGAGCTAAATTATGGGCAAAATTCTTCTTATTATCGGTATTTGCTACCCATACTTTAACTGTACACGAACGAGCTGATTTTTACGAAGCTATTGGACTAGATGCTCAAGAATACGATCGCGAGGTTATTCGCAAAACTAATGAAACCTCAGCCAGGGCTTTTCCTGTTACTCTTAATGTGGAACATCCTGCATTTTTCCCTAAATTAGAACGTTGTGCTCAACGTAATGAGACTTTAAAAGCGATCGAAGCTAGTAATAGTCCTAAAATTGTCAAATTCTTCCGTAAATTACCCATAATAACCGGAATTTTCACCGATTTATTACGCTTATATCTGATTCCTGCTCAAGACGCTGAGTCATTAAGAGGAGTTGTGCTATAG